The DNA segment TGCACAAAAGCGTGTAATACGGGAAATTAGAAATGATATTGGTTCAGGAAGGCAGATGAATCGTTTACTTCAAGGGGATGTGGGGAGTGGCAAAACAATGGTGGCTTTGATGGTGATGTTGATTGCCCTTGATAATAAGTTTCAGGCTTGTTTGATGGCGCCCACCGAGATTCTTGCAACGCAACATTACGAATCTATTATGGAGCTGTTACAGGGGATGGATTTAAATGTGAAGCTGCTTACAGGTTCTAGCAAAAAGAAGGAAAGAGAGCAGATTCACGCTCAATTGATAAGTGGTGAACTGCAAATATTGATTGGTACGCATGCTCTACTCGAAGATGTGGTTCAATTTAATAATTTAGGTTTGGTGATTATCGATGAGCAGCATCGCTTTGGTGTGGCGCAACGAGCTAAGTTGTGGAAGAAAAATAGCATTCCTCCCCATGTGTTGGTGATGACGGCCACTCCAATACCTCGTACTTTGGCCATGACGGTTTATGGTGATTTGGATGTGTCTGTGATTGATGAATTGCCCCCCGGTCGAAAGCCCATAGAAACCAAACATTATTTTCATAATCGTAGAAACAACCTGAATCATTTTATTAGAACTGAAATTGAAAAAGGAAGACAGATTTATGTGGTGTACCCCTTGATTGAGGAATCGGAAAAGATGGATTATAAAAATCTGGCAGAAGGTTTGGAATATATGCAGGCTGCTTTTCCAGAGTATAAAACTACCATGGTACACGGAAAGATGAAGGCTGCTGAAAAAGATGCAGCTATGCAGGAGTTTGCTAAAGGAGAAGCCCAAATACTGGTGGCAACTACGGTGATTGAGGTGGGCGTGAACGTGCCCAATGCTTCAGTGATGATTATCGAGAGCGCAGAACGCTTTGGCCTGTCGCAATTGCATCAACTTAGAGGGCGTGTAGGACGTGGAGCTGAACAGAGTTATTGTATCTTGATGACGGGATATAAATTGGGCGAGGATAGTAAAAAGAGAATGAACATCATGGTAGATTCCAATGATGGTTTTGAAATAGCCGAGGCCGATATGAAACTACGTGGTCCGGGTGATTTGGAAGGTACTCAGCAAAGCGGTTTGCCTTTTGAGTTGAAGATTGCGAACCTTACCCGTGATGCCCAATTGTTACAACATGCCCGTAATGTGGCCAATGCCATCTTAGATAATGACCCCACGTTGGAGAAACCCGAAAATCAAATTCTCAATAAACAACTTCGTAAGCTGGCCCGGCAAAAAATGAACTGGAGTTTGATAAGTTAAAGGTTTCAACTTTGAAGTCACTTTTAATACCTTGCTTAATTAAAGAAAAATTTCTTTATAATCCCCATATTGTCAATACTTAACCTGATAAAAGACAGGTTTAGGAAAAATTGAAAAAAAAATACAAGCCTCTTTTTTTTAATTGTAATCTCCACTTTGCACTATTCATCAAGGTTTTGTAATGTCTACATAGCAATATAATTTATTTATACCAATTCCAAATAGCAAAATGGCGTTTTCTGTAATATCTGATTAATTACATTTGTTCGGAAATTTTGCTTGAAATCATGACGAAATTAAAGTTTGTAGAGCATACGGGGTACGTTGAATCCTTCAATTCGGATCAGGTGAAGGTTCGTATATTAAGCGAATCAGCCTGTGCATCCTGTCATGCCAAAGGGGCTTGTACTGCATCTGATATGAAAGAAAAGGTAATTGATGTTAGCACGTATGGGGTAGATCACTTGGCCGTTGGTCAGCAGGTGGTTATTAGGGGTCAAAAATCTTTAGGGTTAAAAGCATCGCTGATAGCCTATATATTCCCATTTATTCTGGTGTTTATTACCTTGTTTGTTGTGCATGGAATCACGAAGAGTGAGGGTATTGCAGGTATTGCATCCCTAGCTGTGTTGGTTCCTTATTTCATAGGAGTTAAGTTGTATACTCCAAAGCTTGAGAAAACATTTGTATTTACTATCAAAGAAATAATCGGTTAGATAAAATTAATATAAAATGAACGTAGTAGTAATAACTATTTTAACGCTTGGAATATTAGGAACCGTGGCGGCTTTGGTGCTTTACTTTGTGGCACAGAAGTTTAAAGTGTTCGAAGATCCAAGAATCGATCAGGTTGAAGAGGTGTTGCCTGCTGCCAATTGCGGTGGGTGTGGTTTTCCGGGCTGTAGGGCTTTTGCCGAGGCTTTGGTGAAGAGCGACGATATCTCTTCCTTAAACTGTCCAGTGGGTGGAGCAGAGACCATGGGTGCAGCTGCCGCCATACTCGGAAAGGAAGTGGCAAAGTCAGATCCTATGCTGGCTGTTGTGCGTTGTAACGGTACATGTGAAAACCGACCTAAAACGAATCATTATGACGGTGCCACATCATGTGCAGTGGCTGCTTCGTTGTACGGAGGAGATACGGGTTGTAGTTATGGCTGTTTGGGATGTGGCGATTGTGTGGAAGCATGTAACTTTGATGCCATGTATATGGATGAAAAAACAGGATTGCCTGTTGTTAAAGACAACTGTGTAGCTTGTGGTGCCTGTGTGGATGCTTGTCCTAAAGATATTATAGAACTTAGGAAGAGAGGTCCTAAAGAACGTAGGATATTTGTTTCGTGTGTGAACGAGGACAAAGGAGGAGTGGCCAAAAAGGCTTGTGCTACTGCTTGTATCGGATGTGGTAAATGTGAAAAGGTGTGTCCTTTTGATGCTATCACGGTGGAAAACAATTTGGCTTACATCGATTACAATAAATGTAAACTGTGTCGTAAGTGTGTCGTTGTATGTCCTACGCATGCCATTCATGAGATCAACTTTCCATTGCGCAAAGCAAAGCCTGAGGCCAAGTCAGAAAGCCCTAAAAATGCAGCAGGCCCTGTTGCTTCGCAAGAGGCAGCTGTAAAGGCAAGCAATGGCGTAAAAAATGATAACAATACATCTTCGGATAATAAAAATAAGGAGGAATAAACGTGTTAAAGACATTTTCACTTGGAGGTATTCATCCTCCCGAAAACAAATTTTCGGCCGGTAAAAAAATTGAAGCATTACCGGTTCCTTCGCAAGTAGCCATTCCGGTTGCACAGCATATTGGCGCTCCGGCTGCTCCCATAGTAAAAAAAGGTGACACCGTAAAGGTAGGTACCTTAATTGCTAAATCTACAGGTTTTGTTTCAGCCAACATACATTCTCCGGTGTCCGGAACGGTTTTTAAGATTGATAACATCGTTGATGCCAGTGGGTATCGCAAGCCGGCCATCATTATCAAAGTAGAGGGTGATGAGTGGGAAGAAGGTATTGACCGTAGTACAGCACTTAAAAAGGAGATTAGCGCTACTTCTGAAGAAATTATTAAAGCGGTGGCAGATGCTGGTATTGTAGGTATGGGAGGCGCAACCTTTCCTTCTCATGTGAAGCTTTCTGTTCCTCCCGGGAAGAAATGCGATGTGCTTATTCTAAATGCGGTGGAGTGTGAACCATATTTAACAGCCGACCATCAGTTAATGATGGAGAAAGGTGATGAGATAATGGTGGGTACTCAAATTATTATGAAAGCACTAAAAGTGGATAAGGCCATTATTGGAATTGAAAATAATAAGCCGGATGCTATTCAACATATGCGATCATTGGCTGCCTCTTATGCGGGTATCACCATTGAACCATTGAAGGTTCAATATCCACAGGGAGGTGAAAAGCAATTGATTGATGCTTGTATCAATAGGCAGATTCCTTCTGGAAAGTTGCCTATCGAAGTGGGAGCTGTGGTTCAAAATGTGGGAACCATCCTTGCTGTTTATGAAGCGGTTCAGAAGAATAAACCTTTGTTTGAGCGTGTGGTTACTGTGACCGGTAAGTCGCTTGCTAAACCTTCTAACTTCCTTGCTAGAATAGGAACGCCTTTAAATAACTTGATTGACGCTGCCGGCGGCCTTCCTGAAGATACCGGAAAAGTAATTGGTGGTGGCCCTATGATGGGTAAGGCCTTGGTAAGTACTGATATTCCAATTACCAAAGGAAGCTCAGGTGTGCTGATCATGCCCGATGAAGAGGCCAAGCGTAAACCCATGCAAAATTGTATCAGATGTGCAAAGTGTACAGAGGTATGTCCTATGGGACTGGAGCCTTTCTTGCTGATGACTGTTAGTGACAAGGCCGTTTGGGACCGAGCTGAAGAGGAACATATCATGGACTGTATTGAGTGTGGTTCATGTAGCTTTACTTGTCCGGCGAACCGTCCTCTGTTGGATTATATACGACTGGGAAAAGGTAAAGTGGGACAAATTATGAGGAGTCGTAATAAATAGGTGTCCATTATAGGTTTCAAGTTATTCGTAATGAATAAATAAAAATATAAGCGTTAGTTAAATAATTGAAATA comes from the Saccharicrinis fermentans DSM 9555 = JCM 21142 genome and includes:
- a CDS encoding Fe-S cluster domain-containing protein is translated as MNVVVITILTLGILGTVAALVLYFVAQKFKVFEDPRIDQVEEVLPAANCGGCGFPGCRAFAEALVKSDDISSLNCPVGGAETMGAAAAILGKEVAKSDPMLAVVRCNGTCENRPKTNHYDGATSCAVAASLYGGDTGCSYGCLGCGDCVEACNFDAMYMDEKTGLPVVKDNCVACGACVDACPKDIIELRKRGPKERRIFVSCVNEDKGGVAKKACATACIGCGKCEKVCPFDAITVENNLAYIDYNKCKLCRKCVVVCPTHAIHEINFPLRKAKPEAKSESPKNAAGPVASQEAAVKASNGVKNDNNTSSDNKNKEE
- a CDS encoding SoxR reducing system RseC family protein, translated to MTKLKFVEHTGYVESFNSDQVKVRILSESACASCHAKGACTASDMKEKVIDVSTYGVDHLAVGQQVVIRGQKSLGLKASLIAYIFPFILVFITLFVVHGITKSEGIAGIASLAVLVPYFIGVKLYTPKLEKTFVFTIKEIIG
- the rsxC gene encoding electron transport complex subunit RsxC, translating into MLKTFSLGGIHPPENKFSAGKKIEALPVPSQVAIPVAQHIGAPAAPIVKKGDTVKVGTLIAKSTGFVSANIHSPVSGTVFKIDNIVDASGYRKPAIIIKVEGDEWEEGIDRSTALKKEISATSEEIIKAVADAGIVGMGGATFPSHVKLSVPPGKKCDVLILNAVECEPYLTADHQLMMEKGDEIMVGTQIIMKALKVDKAIIGIENNKPDAIQHMRSLAASYAGITIEPLKVQYPQGGEKQLIDACINRQIPSGKLPIEVGAVVQNVGTILAVYEAVQKNKPLFERVVTVTGKSLAKPSNFLARIGTPLNNLIDAAGGLPEDTGKVIGGGPMMGKALVSTDIPITKGSSGVLIMPDEEAKRKPMQNCIRCAKCTEVCPMGLEPFLLMTVSDKAVWDRAEEEHIMDCIECGSCSFTCPANRPLLDYIRLGKGKVGQIMRSRNK
- the recG gene encoding ATP-dependent DNA helicase RecG, with product MSELSTKEITYLPGVGPKKAELLKSELKIQSYEDLLYHFPYKYVDRSRTFKIREIDSTSSHIQLRGKVVALNSVGQGKSQRLVARFADETGEIELVWFKFIKQIKTGIDPKAEYIVFGKPSKFNQTYNIVHPEMEKVDESKPRLTSGLQAFYNTTERMKKGYLNSKGIQKMQQNIFLSFKGAISETLPAYIVQQYKLMILDQALRTVHFPPNSKALEQAQFRLKFEELFYIQLSILKLKNQRSLRIQGHIFANVGDFFNHFFYNNLPFELTGAQKRVIREIRNDIGSGRQMNRLLQGDVGSGKTMVALMVMLIALDNKFQACLMAPTEILATQHYESIMELLQGMDLNVKLLTGSSKKKEREQIHAQLISGELQILIGTHALLEDVVQFNNLGLVIIDEQHRFGVAQRAKLWKKNSIPPHVLVMTATPIPRTLAMTVYGDLDVSVIDELPPGRKPIETKHYFHNRRNNLNHFIRTEIEKGRQIYVVYPLIEESEKMDYKNLAEGLEYMQAAFPEYKTTMVHGKMKAAEKDAAMQEFAKGEAQILVATTVIEVGVNVPNASVMIIESAERFGLSQLHQLRGRVGRGAEQSYCILMTGYKLGEDSKKRMNIMVDSNDGFEIAEADMKLRGPGDLEGTQQSGLPFELKIANLTRDAQLLQHARNVANAILDNDPTLEKPENQILNKQLRKLARQKMNWSLIS